The Candidatus Zymogenus saltonus nucleotide sequence ATGATGGACCTGATGCTCGAAAGGGGCGAGGTCACCAAGGATCATATCACGATGATCGCCGAGGTGCTGGCCCGGTTTTACGAACGCGCAAAGACGGGGGAGGGCGTTGACGAGTTTGGAACCGCCGAGGCGATAACGGTAAACACCGCCGAGAACTTCGACCAGACGTACAAGTATATCGGGGAGACGATCGATCGGGATACCTACGACGACATAAAGAATTTCACAGACAACTTCTATCTTAAGAAGGCCGACCTGATCAAAAGCAGGATCGATGAGGGCTTCATCAGGGAGGGACACGGCGACCTCCACTCGAAAAACATCTGTATCGCCAAAGGCGGCGTGTACATCTACGACTGCATCGAGTTCAACGAGAGGTTCAGGATCGGGGACGTTGCCAACGACATCGCCTTTCTGGCCATGGATCTCGACTTTCACCTCCACCCCGGTCTTTCAACCCACTTCGTCAACGAGTACATCCGCCTGACGGGGGACACCAGGCTTTTTGATATGCTCAAATTTTACGCCTGCTATCGGGCCTTCGTCAGGGGGAAGGTTCTGAGCTTCCAGCTTGACGGCGCCGAGATTTCAGACGAGGGGAAGGAGCGGGCGAAAAGCGAGGCGCGGCTCTACTTCGCCCTCTCCCATTACTATGCCGTCTCCGAGAAGAGACCCTTTCTGGCGATCACCTTCGGGTTCTCCGGGACGGGAAAGAGCGGCCTGACCCGTATCGTGGCGGAGGAGACAGGCGCCGAGTTAATAAGCTCCGACGTCGTGAGAAAAAGCCTTTTCGGCATCAAGCCTGATGAGCACGTATACGAGGCCCCGGGGGAGGGGATATATTCATCGGATGTCTCGAAGAGGACTTACGACGAGATTTTCGGACTGGCAAGGGAGACCCTCGCCGGGGGGCGTCCGGTGATTCTGGACGCCACGTTTCTCAAAGAAAAGGGAAGAAGGGACGCCAAAGAGTTCGCTCAAGAGACGGGGTCACGGTTTTTTGTTATTGAGACGACCTGTCCCGAGGAGGTCGCAAAAAAGCGGATAGTCAAGAGGATGGAGAAGGGAAGCTACTCCGATGCCACGGTCGACGTCTACGAAAGGCAGCTCGAGGAGATGGAGCCCCTCTCGGTCGATGAAAGGGAGTTTGCGATTTCGGTTGACACGACGGCGCCCAAGGGGGTGAACGTCAGGACCGTTTTGAGATACATTTTATTAAACGACAAAGGCAAAGATGGCGGTCGGCGTTGAATCGCTGAAGATACGTGGGGAACGGCGGAAGGCAGATTTCGTTGTAAAATGGTTTTTAATACAATTAAGGTGCAAAAGACCTTGAGACGTCGGCTTCCTCTATCTTCGGGGCCGAGGTTTAAATTAACTTAATATCTACGGAGGATATTAATGAAAAAGACAAGATTAAAAAAGAGTGTTGCCGCCGCGGTTGCGGCCCTGGCCATAAGCGCGCTTTTTCTTCTGCCTTCAATGGCACAAATCAAGGATATCTCGATGTGGCTGGAGAAGACCACCTTCAGCCCCGGCGAGAGGATAGTGCTGCACTTCAAGGCGCCGGCGTCCTTTCCCACAAGCGCATGGATAGGTATAATTCCGTCCAACATCCCCCACGGGAGCGAGGCGACAAACGACCAGAACGACATCGAGTATAAGTACCTTCAGGGGATGACCTCCGGGACCCTCTACTTCACCGCCCCCAGAATAGCCGGCACCTACGACTTTCGGATGCACGACAGTGACAACAACGGTTCGGAGGTGGGATCGATGCCTTTCTATGTGGTTTCATCGTCCGGGGGGGGCGTTTCTCTGAGCATAGACAAACGCTCTTACCGCCCCGGCGAGCAGATCAGGGTTACGTTCACCGCCCCGGCGACCTATCCGAGTAACGCCTGGATAGGGATCATCCCGTCCAATATCCCCCACGGGAGCGAGGCGACAAACGACCAGCACGACGTGGCTTACCAGTACCTCAAGGGGATGACCTCCGGGACCCTCTATTTCACGGCGCCCGGCAATCCCGGCTCCTACGATATGAGGATGCATGACAGCGACTCCAACGGTACCGAGGTCTCCTCGGTAAGCTTTAACGTATCCTACTGATAGGAATTGGGGGAGGTTTTTCAAAAATAGAAAAAACGGCTCATTGATTTCACTTTCGGGGGGTCAGTATTGGCCCCCCTCTTTTTAGATACGACAAGGGAATATCGAGCGGCGGCCTTATCTTTAAGGCCGCCATCGGCGGCGCCGATAATGAAGAGGAGGATGAAAATCGACTGAAAGATGACACAGAACGAATATGAAAATAATGCCGAGGATCACAGGATAGTAAAGCTGATCCCCCTCTTCGTTGCCATCTCCG carries:
- a CDS encoding AAA family ATPase codes for the protein MESIVKIIDGLKRPSAYGNRHKVDEVKVVQTHISVVFLAGDFVYKVKKPVDFGFLDFSTLEKRKHYCNEEVRLNRRLCPDIYLDVATVNDHNGEIAVGGAGKVIDYAVVMKRMPESGMMDLMLERGEVTKDHITMIAEVLARFYERAKTGEGVDEFGTAEAITVNTAENFDQTYKYIGETIDRDTYDDIKNFTDNFYLKKADLIKSRIDEGFIREGHGDLHSKNICIAKGGVYIYDCIEFNERFRIGDVANDIAFLAMDLDFHLHPGLSTHFVNEYIRLTGDTRLFDMLKFYACYRAFVRGKVLSFQLDGAEISDEGKERAKSEARLYFALSHYYAVSEKRPFLAITFGFSGTGKSGLTRIVAEETGAELISSDVVRKSLFGIKPDEHVYEAPGEGIYSSDVSKRTYDEIFGLARETLAGGRPVILDATFLKEKGRRDAKEFAQETGSRFFVIETTCPEEVAKKRIVKRMEKGSYSDATVDVYERQLEEMEPLSVDEREFAISVDTTAPKGVNVRTVLRYILLNDKGKDGGRR